A genomic window from Vigna radiata var. radiata cultivar VC1973A chromosome 2, Vradiata_ver6, whole genome shotgun sequence includes:
- the LOC106756617 gene encoding G-type lectin S-receptor-like serine/threonine-protein kinase At4g03230 isoform X2, with amino-acid sequence MVNTKRKTRRIVILNWSSSFMMSIFLFCSLLFISSFKHCSATDAITINEFLQDGGGDTLISKGGKFELGFFTPNGSSSGRRYVGIWYYKLTPLTVVWVANRDKPLLDSWGAFGISEDGNLKVLDRRGKACWGTNLEGSASQHRTLKIMDSGNLIVSDEVGGQGDHQVKILWQSFANPTDTFLPGMKMDGNLALTSWRSYEDPAPGNFTFVHCQGENQFVIWKRSIKYWKSSVSSRFAGSDEMSPAISYLLSNFTLRVSPNDTVPFLTSALYRDTRLVMTHWGQLKYMKMDSEKVWLLVWVEPRDRCSVFNACGNFGTCNSKFDSMCKCLPGYKPNSIESWNAGDFSGGCSRKTNVCSGDATKATFLSLKMMKVGNPDAQFNAKNEEECKSECLNNCQCYAYSYESTQKDAVCWIWYEDLNNLEEEYEDGCDLHVRVAFSDIESTGNSCGTCGTNFIPYPLSTGPSCGDPMYFSFQCNNSSGELDFKIPGGTYPVISINPDTRKFLIHRKDVLNCDQISRDKSLSLNQSFPFHLTGYCHAADPSIFSSNAPMKQGVEIEFSWEPPTEPTCSSLLDCKDWPNSTCNTTRDGKKGCLCNTNFIWDGLKLNCTLEDNNIYQSERQLSLPKIIVITFTSVIGLILLSTTVTCVYLRKRRQRKPQDSRGYVQKNSGINLYDSDKYVRELIESGRFKEEDAQAIDIPFFPLESILGATNNFANANKLGQGGFGPVYKGKFPGGQEIAVKRLSSCSGQGLEEFKNEVVLIAKLQHRNLVRLLGYCVEGDEKMLVYEYMPNRSLDAFIFDQKLCVQLDWDVRFKIILGIARGLLYLHEDSRLRIIHRDLKTSNILLDEEKNPKISDFGLARIFGGKETVANTDRVVGT; translated from the exons ATGGTGAACACCAAGAGAAAGACCAGAAGGATAGTTATCCTTAACTGGTCCTCCAGTTTCATGATGTCTATCTTCCTCTTCTGCTCATTGCTTTTCATTTCTAGTTTTAAGCATTGCTCAGCCACAGATGCTATAACCATTAACGAATTCTTGCAAGATGGTGGAGGGGATACTCTAATTTCAAAAGGAGGAAAGTTTGAGCTGGGATTTTTCACTCCTAATGGCAGCTCTAGTGGCAGAAGATATGTGGGAATATGGTACTACAAGTTAACGCCTTTAACAGTTGTGTGGGTTGCTAACCGAGACAAGCCACTTCTAGATTCTTGGGGTGCTTTTGGCATTAGTGAAGATGGGAATCTAAAGGTTTTGGACAGAAGGGGGAAAGCCTGCTGGGGCACAAACCTTGAAGGATCAGCTTCACAACACAGAACATTGAAGATAATGGACAGTGGGAACCTTATTGTCAGTGATGAAGTTGGAGGGCAAGGGGATCATCAAGTGAAGATTCTGTGGCAGAGTTTTGCTAATCCAACAGATACATTCCTTCCTGGAATGAAAATGGACGGCAATTTAGCACTAACATCATGGAGAAGTTATGAAGACCCTGCACCGGGGAACTTCACTTTTGTGCATTGTCAAGGGGAGAACCAGTTCGTCATATGGAAGAGGTCCATCAAGTATTGGAAAAGCAGTGTTTCAAGTAGGTTTGCAGGAAGTGATGAGATGTCTCCAGCAATATCTTACTTGCTTTCAAATTTTACCCTAAGAGTATCCCCAAACGACACTGTTCCCTTTCTCACTTCAGCACTTTATCGTGACACAAGGTTGGTCATGACACACTGGGGTCAACTTAAGTACATGAAAATGGATTCAGAGAAAGTGTGGTTGTTGGTTTGGGTGGAGCCAAGAGATAGATGCAGTGTGTTCAATGCCTGTGGAAACTTTGGAACCTGTAATAGCAAGTTTGACTCCATGTGCAAGTGTTTGCCTGGGTACAAGCCTAATTCTATTGAGAGTTGGAATGCTGGAGACTTTTCAGGTGGATGCAGCAGAAAAACAAATGTCTGCAGTGGGGATGCTACGAAAGCTACATTTTTGagtttgaaaatgatgaaagtaGGGAACCCGGATGCTCAATTTAATGCCAAGAATGAAGAGGAATGCAAATCAGAGTGCCTAAACAATTGCCAGTGCTATGCATATTCGTATGAAAGCACCCAAAAGGATGCTGTTTGCTGGATTTGGTATGAGGACTTGAACAATCTTGAAGAAGAGTACGAGGATGGGTGTGACCTGCATGTTCGCGTGGCATTTTCTGATATAG AATCCACTGGGAACAGCTGTGGAACTTGTGGTACAAATTTCATTCCATATCCCCTAAGCACAGGACCAAGTTGTGGTGACCCCATGTACTTCAGTTTTCAATGCAACAACTCCTCTGGTGAGCTTGATTTTAAAATTCCAGGGGGAACCTATCCAGTGATTAGCATAAACCCGGACACACGAAAATTCTTGATTCACAGAAAAGATGTACTTAACTGTGATCAGATTTCAAGGGATAAGTCTCTGTCTCTCAATCAGTCATTTCCATTTCACCTTACTGGCTATTGTCATGCTGCTGATCCAAGCATTTTTAGTTCTAATGCTCCCATGAAACAAGGAGTAGAAATAGAATTCAGTTGGGAGCCCCCAACTGAGCCTACGTGCTCTTCGTTGTTGGACTGCAAGGATTGGCCAAATTCAACTTGCAACACTACCAGAGATGGCAAGAAGGGATGTCTTTGCAACACAAACTTTATTTGGGATGGATTGAAATTAAACTGCACTCTAG AAGACAATAATATCTATCAATCAGAAAGGCAACTATCCTTACCAAAGATCATTGTAATTACTTTTACATCTGTGATTGGTTTAATTCTTCTGTCAACTACTGTTACATGTGTTTACTTGAGGAAGAGGAGACAGAGAAAACCACAAG ATAGCAGGGGATATGTTCAGAAAAACTCAGGGATTAACTTGTATGACAGTGACAAATATGTCAGAGAATTGATTGAATCTGGTAGGTTCAAAGAAGAGGATGCGCAGGCCATAGATATTCCATTTTTCCCTTTAGAAAGCATACTTGGGGCCACTAACAATTTTGCAAATGCCAACAAGCTTGGACAAGGAGGGTTTGGTCCTGTCTACAAG GGAAAATTTCCCGGAGGACAAGAAATAGCGGTGAAGAGACTCTCAAGTTGTTCTGGACAAGGTTTAGAAGAATTTAAAAACGAAGTTGTGTTGATTGCAAAGCTTCAACATAGAAACCTGGTGAGACTTCTGGGGTACTGCGTGGAAGGAGATGAAAAGATGCTGGTATACGAATATATGCCAAATAGAAGCTTGGATGCTTTCATTTTTG ACCAGAAGCTTTGTGTTCAATTAGACTGGGATGTGCGCTTCAAGATTATTCTGGGGATTGCTCGAGGGCTCCTTTACTTGCATGAAGATTCTAGGTTGAGGATTATTCATAGGGACTTGAAAACAAGTAACATTCTACTAGATGAAGAGAAGAATCCAAAAATCTCAGACTTTGGCTTAGCCAGAATATTTGGAGGAAAAGAGACAGTAGCTAACACAGATAGAGTGGTTGGAACATA A
- the LOC106756617 gene encoding G-type lectin S-receptor-like serine/threonine-protein kinase At4g03230 isoform X1 has translation MVNTKRKTRRIVILNWSSSFMMSIFLFCSLLFISSFKHCSATDAITINEFLQDGGGDTLISKGGKFELGFFTPNGSSSGRRYVGIWYYKLTPLTVVWVANRDKPLLDSWGAFGISEDGNLKVLDRRGKACWGTNLEGSASQHRTLKIMDSGNLIVSDEVGGQGDHQVKILWQSFANPTDTFLPGMKMDGNLALTSWRSYEDPAPGNFTFVHCQGENQFVIWKRSIKYWKSSVSSRFAGSDEMSPAISYLLSNFTLRVSPNDTVPFLTSALYRDTRLVMTHWGQLKYMKMDSEKVWLLVWVEPRDRCSVFNACGNFGTCNSKFDSMCKCLPGYKPNSIESWNAGDFSGGCSRKTNVCSGDATKATFLSLKMMKVGNPDAQFNAKNEEECKSECLNNCQCYAYSYESTQKDAVCWIWYEDLNNLEEEYEDGCDLHVRVAFSDIESTGNSCGTCGTNFIPYPLSTGPSCGDPMYFSFQCNNSSGELDFKIPGGTYPVISINPDTRKFLIHRKDVLNCDQISRDKSLSLNQSFPFHLTGYCHAADPSIFSSNAPMKQGVEIEFSWEPPTEPTCSSLLDCKDWPNSTCNTTRDGKKGCLCNTNFIWDGLKLNCTLEDNNIYQSERQLSLPKIIVITFTSVIGLILLSTTVTCVYLRKRRQRKPQDSRGYVQKNSGINLYDSDKYVRELIESGRFKEEDAQAIDIPFFPLESILGATNNFANANKLGQGGFGPVYKGKFPGGQEIAVKRLSSCSGQGLEEFKNEVVLIAKLQHRNLVRLLGYCVEGDEKMLVYEYMPNRSLDAFIFDQKLCVQLDWDVRFKIILGIARGLLYLHEDSRLRIIHRDLKTSNILLDEEKNPKISDFGLARIFGGKETVANTDRVVGTYGYMSPEYALDGHFSVKSDVFSFGVVVLEIISGKRNTGFYQAEHKLSLLGYAWLLWKEGRELEFMDETLSQTCNADECLKCVNVGLLCLQEDPNERPTMSNVVFMLGSESNTLPSPKEPAFVIRRCPSSRASTSSKLETFSRNELTVTIEHGR, from the exons ATGGTGAACACCAAGAGAAAGACCAGAAGGATAGTTATCCTTAACTGGTCCTCCAGTTTCATGATGTCTATCTTCCTCTTCTGCTCATTGCTTTTCATTTCTAGTTTTAAGCATTGCTCAGCCACAGATGCTATAACCATTAACGAATTCTTGCAAGATGGTGGAGGGGATACTCTAATTTCAAAAGGAGGAAAGTTTGAGCTGGGATTTTTCACTCCTAATGGCAGCTCTAGTGGCAGAAGATATGTGGGAATATGGTACTACAAGTTAACGCCTTTAACAGTTGTGTGGGTTGCTAACCGAGACAAGCCACTTCTAGATTCTTGGGGTGCTTTTGGCATTAGTGAAGATGGGAATCTAAAGGTTTTGGACAGAAGGGGGAAAGCCTGCTGGGGCACAAACCTTGAAGGATCAGCTTCACAACACAGAACATTGAAGATAATGGACAGTGGGAACCTTATTGTCAGTGATGAAGTTGGAGGGCAAGGGGATCATCAAGTGAAGATTCTGTGGCAGAGTTTTGCTAATCCAACAGATACATTCCTTCCTGGAATGAAAATGGACGGCAATTTAGCACTAACATCATGGAGAAGTTATGAAGACCCTGCACCGGGGAACTTCACTTTTGTGCATTGTCAAGGGGAGAACCAGTTCGTCATATGGAAGAGGTCCATCAAGTATTGGAAAAGCAGTGTTTCAAGTAGGTTTGCAGGAAGTGATGAGATGTCTCCAGCAATATCTTACTTGCTTTCAAATTTTACCCTAAGAGTATCCCCAAACGACACTGTTCCCTTTCTCACTTCAGCACTTTATCGTGACACAAGGTTGGTCATGACACACTGGGGTCAACTTAAGTACATGAAAATGGATTCAGAGAAAGTGTGGTTGTTGGTTTGGGTGGAGCCAAGAGATAGATGCAGTGTGTTCAATGCCTGTGGAAACTTTGGAACCTGTAATAGCAAGTTTGACTCCATGTGCAAGTGTTTGCCTGGGTACAAGCCTAATTCTATTGAGAGTTGGAATGCTGGAGACTTTTCAGGTGGATGCAGCAGAAAAACAAATGTCTGCAGTGGGGATGCTACGAAAGCTACATTTTTGagtttgaaaatgatgaaagtaGGGAACCCGGATGCTCAATTTAATGCCAAGAATGAAGAGGAATGCAAATCAGAGTGCCTAAACAATTGCCAGTGCTATGCATATTCGTATGAAAGCACCCAAAAGGATGCTGTTTGCTGGATTTGGTATGAGGACTTGAACAATCTTGAAGAAGAGTACGAGGATGGGTGTGACCTGCATGTTCGCGTGGCATTTTCTGATATAG AATCCACTGGGAACAGCTGTGGAACTTGTGGTACAAATTTCATTCCATATCCCCTAAGCACAGGACCAAGTTGTGGTGACCCCATGTACTTCAGTTTTCAATGCAACAACTCCTCTGGTGAGCTTGATTTTAAAATTCCAGGGGGAACCTATCCAGTGATTAGCATAAACCCGGACACACGAAAATTCTTGATTCACAGAAAAGATGTACTTAACTGTGATCAGATTTCAAGGGATAAGTCTCTGTCTCTCAATCAGTCATTTCCATTTCACCTTACTGGCTATTGTCATGCTGCTGATCCAAGCATTTTTAGTTCTAATGCTCCCATGAAACAAGGAGTAGAAATAGAATTCAGTTGGGAGCCCCCAACTGAGCCTACGTGCTCTTCGTTGTTGGACTGCAAGGATTGGCCAAATTCAACTTGCAACACTACCAGAGATGGCAAGAAGGGATGTCTTTGCAACACAAACTTTATTTGGGATGGATTGAAATTAAACTGCACTCTAG AAGACAATAATATCTATCAATCAGAAAGGCAACTATCCTTACCAAAGATCATTGTAATTACTTTTACATCTGTGATTGGTTTAATTCTTCTGTCAACTACTGTTACATGTGTTTACTTGAGGAAGAGGAGACAGAGAAAACCACAAG ATAGCAGGGGATATGTTCAGAAAAACTCAGGGATTAACTTGTATGACAGTGACAAATATGTCAGAGAATTGATTGAATCTGGTAGGTTCAAAGAAGAGGATGCGCAGGCCATAGATATTCCATTTTTCCCTTTAGAAAGCATACTTGGGGCCACTAACAATTTTGCAAATGCCAACAAGCTTGGACAAGGAGGGTTTGGTCCTGTCTACAAG GGAAAATTTCCCGGAGGACAAGAAATAGCGGTGAAGAGACTCTCAAGTTGTTCTGGACAAGGTTTAGAAGAATTTAAAAACGAAGTTGTGTTGATTGCAAAGCTTCAACATAGAAACCTGGTGAGACTTCTGGGGTACTGCGTGGAAGGAGATGAAAAGATGCTGGTATACGAATATATGCCAAATAGAAGCTTGGATGCTTTCATTTTTG ACCAGAAGCTTTGTGTTCAATTAGACTGGGATGTGCGCTTCAAGATTATTCTGGGGATTGCTCGAGGGCTCCTTTACTTGCATGAAGATTCTAGGTTGAGGATTATTCATAGGGACTTGAAAACAAGTAACATTCTACTAGATGAAGAGAAGAATCCAAAAATCTCAGACTTTGGCTTAGCCAGAATATTTGGAGGAAAAGAGACAGTAGCTAACACAGATAGAGTGGTTGGAACATA TGGATATATGTCTCCAGAGTATGCTCTTGATGGACACTTTTCAGTCAAGTCTGACGTCTTTAGCTTTGGTGTGGTGGTACTTGAGATTATCAGTGGAAAAAGGAACACAGGATTTTATCAAGCAGAACATAAATTGAGTCTTCTGGGATAT GCATGGCTTTTGTGGAAAGAAGGAAGGGAATTGGAATTCATGGATGAAACATTAAgtcaaacatgcaatgcagaTGAATGCTTGAAATGTGTGAATGTGGGGCTTTTGTGCTTACAAGAAGACCCAAATGAACGTCCTACAATGTCAAATGTGGTTTTCATGCTTGGTAGTGAATCTAACACTCTTCCAAGTCCTAAGGAACCAGCCTTTGTTATCAGAAGATGCCCTTCAAGTAGAGCATCTACTTCGAGTAAACTTGAAACCTTTTCACGTAATGAATTGACAGTCACTATAGAACATGGCAGGTAG